The following are encoded together in the Falsiruegeria litorea R37 genome:
- the sciP gene encoding CtrA inhibitor SciP, which yields MFLRKVEGPRSVTLPDGSIMTRADLPPPETQRWVASRKVAVVRGVLYGLITLPDAMKLYGLSEEEFSSWVSAVADHGADALKVTALKKYRQL from the coding sequence ATGTTTTTGCGAAAAGTGGAAGGGCCAAGATCAGTAACTCTGCCGGATGGATCCATCATGACACGGGCCGATTTACCGCCGCCTGAGACACAACGATGGGTTGCGTCACGGAAAGTCGCGGTGGTGCGTGGGGTGCTGTACGGGTTGATCACTCTGCCGGATGCGATGAAGCTCTATGGGCTGAGTGAAGAGGAATTTAGCAGCTGGGTGTCAGCAGTTGCAGACCATGGTGCAGATGCGTTGAAAGTGACCGCTTTGAAAAAATATAGACAACTTTAA
- the ctrA gene encoding response regulator transcription factor CtrA translates to MRVLLVEDDPTTSKSIELMLTHANLNVYATDLGEEGIDLAKLYDYDLILLDLNLPDMNGHEVLRQLRMARIETPILILSGADDTESKIKGFGFGADDYLTKPFHREELVARIHAIIRRSKGHSQSIIKTGKISVNLDAKTVEVGGQTVHLTGKEYQMLELLSLRKGTTLTKEMFLNHLYGGMDEPELKIIDVFICKLRKKLSNATDGENYIETVWGRGYVLRDPQPNEMSDPRLAVGA, encoded by the coding sequence ATGCGCGTACTTCTTGTTGAAGACGATCCAACAACATCCAAGAGCATCGAGTTGATGCTGACGCATGCCAACTTGAACGTATATGCAACGGACCTAGGCGAAGAGGGGATCGATCTGGCCAAGTTGTATGACTATGACCTGATCCTTCTGGACCTGAACCTGCCGGATATGAACGGGCACGAGGTGCTGCGCCAGCTGCGCATGGCGCGAATCGAAACGCCGATTCTGATCCTGTCGGGTGCTGATGACACCGAAAGCAAGATCAAGGGGTTTGGCTTTGGCGCGGATGACTATCTGACCAAGCCTTTCCACCGAGAAGAGCTGGTGGCCCGCATTCACGCGATCATCCGCCGATCCAAGGGACATTCGCAATCGATCATCAAAACCGGCAAGATTTCGGTTAATCTGGACGCCAAGACGGTCGAGGTGGGCGGGCAGACCGTGCATCTGACCGGCAAGGAATATCAGATGCTCGAGCTGCTGAGCCTGCGCAAGGGGACGACCCTGACCAAGGAGATGTTCCTTAACCATCTCTATGGCGGCATGGACGAGCCGGAACTCAAGATCATCGACGTGTTTATCTGCAAGCTGCGCAAAAAGCTCAGCAATGCAACCGACGGCGAAAACTATATCGAGACAGTTTGGGGCCGTGGCTATGTGCTGCGCGACCCGCAGCCCAATGAAATGAGCGATCCGCGCCTCGCCGTTGGCGCGTGA
- the ligA gene encoding NAD-dependent DNA ligase LigA — MTEEQASAELARLADLLGQANAAYHTADDPVMSDAEYDALKRRNTAIEDRFPQLKRDDSPTDQVGAGPAEAFSKITHVVRMLSLGNAFDDEDVDGFDTSIRKYLGLGAKDALTYTAEPKIDGLSLSLRYEQGVLVQAATRGDGETGENVTANARTITDIPHLLQDAPNVLEVRGEVYMSHPDFDALNARQAERGGKTFANPRNAAAGSLRQLDAEITKSRPLRFFAYAWGDLSAPLAETQMGAIEKLADLGFQTNPLTKLCATPAELIAHYHDIEEQRATLGYDIDGVVYKVNDLGLQARLGFRSTTPRWAIAHKFPAELAWTRLEEIDIQVGRTGAISPVARLAPVTVGGVVVSNATLHNEDYIQGRDASGNEIRGGKDIRVGDWVQVYRAGDVIPKVADVDLSKRPEQAQPYVFPTTCPECSSPATREEGDAVRRCTGGIICPAQAVEKLKHFVSRKAFDIEGLGAKQIEMFHGDEVLPIRTPEDIFTLQARDAATLARLKNRDGWGDTSASNLFAAIDEKRTIPLIRLIFALGIRHVGEVGARDLALHYGDWDAMAQAVDTARPAALAHRAADEAEEAERIAANSEGRRARVKEARDKALALANIPVEATAAWADLTGIDGIGATLGLSLSDAFANADERAAFDALRTHLTIVPPEAPTQDSPVAGKTVVFTGTLEKMTRAEAKARAESLGAKVSGSVSKKTDLLVAGPGAGSKAKKAADLGIQTLDEDGWLELIEGL, encoded by the coding sequence ATGACCGAGGAACAAGCCAGCGCTGAACTGGCCCGGTTGGCGGATCTTCTGGGGCAGGCAAACGCCGCCTATCACACTGCTGACGATCCGGTGATGTCGGATGCAGAATATGATGCGCTGAAACGGCGCAATACAGCGATCGAGGACCGCTTTCCCCAACTCAAACGCGACGACAGCCCGACCGATCAGGTGGGTGCAGGCCCGGCCGAGGCGTTTTCCAAGATCACCCATGTTGTGCGGATGCTGTCACTGGGCAACGCTTTTGATGACGAAGACGTCGATGGTTTTGACACATCGATTCGCAAGTACCTGGGGCTCGGGGCAAAAGATGCTCTGACCTATACAGCGGAACCCAAAATCGACGGTCTGTCCCTGTCGCTGCGGTATGAGCAGGGTGTTCTGGTGCAGGCCGCCACGCGGGGGGATGGCGAGACGGGCGAAAACGTCACCGCCAATGCCCGGACGATCACGGATATCCCACACCTTTTGCAGGACGCGCCGAATGTGCTCGAAGTGCGGGGCGAGGTCTATATGTCCCACCCGGATTTCGACGCGTTGAATGCGCGCCAGGCCGAGCGGGGCGGCAAAACCTTTGCCAATCCACGCAACGCCGCAGCCGGATCGCTGCGGCAGTTGGATGCGGAAATCACCAAGTCTCGTCCTTTGCGGTTCTTTGCCTATGCCTGGGGGGATCTGTCCGCACCGCTTGCGGAAACGCAGATGGGGGCCATCGAAAAGCTGGCCGATCTGGGGTTTCAGACCAATCCGCTCACGAAACTCTGCGCCACACCTGCCGAGTTGATCGCGCATTACCATGACATCGAAGAGCAGCGCGCGACGCTTGGCTATGATATCGACGGCGTCGTCTACAAGGTCAACGATCTGGGCCTTCAGGCGCGGCTTGGCTTCCGCTCGACCACGCCTCGTTGGGCGATTGCGCATAAATTCCCGGCCGAACTGGCCTGGACCCGGCTTGAGGAGATCGACATTCAAGTGGGCCGCACGGGTGCCATCAGCCCGGTGGCGCGGCTGGCTCCGGTCACCGTGGGCGGCGTTGTCGTCTCGAATGCGACGCTGCACAACGAGGACTACATCCAGGGCCGCGATGCCTCGGGCAATGAAATTCGGGGCGGCAAGGACATCCGCGTCGGCGATTGGGTGCAGGTCTACCGTGCAGGTGACGTGATCCCCAAAGTGGCCGATGTGGACCTTAGCAAGCGACCGGAGCAAGCGCAGCCTTACGTCTTTCCAACCACATGCCCCGAATGCAGCAGCCCCGCGACCCGCGAAGAGGGAGATGCCGTGCGCCGATGCACCGGTGGGATCATCTGTCCCGCGCAGGCCGTTGAAAAACTGAAACATTTTGTCTCGCGCAAGGCCTTCGACATCGAAGGGCTGGGTGCCAAACAGATCGAGATGTTTCATGGGGATGAGGTGCTGCCGATCCGCACGCCCGAAGACATCTTTACACTGCAAGCTCGCGATGCAGCCACTCTGGCGCGGCTTAAGAACCGCGATGGCTGGGGCGATACCTCGGCCAGCAACCTGTTCGCGGCAATCGACGAAAAACGCACCATCCCGTTGATCCGGCTGATCTTCGCCCTGGGTATCCGCCACGTGGGTGAAGTCGGCGCGCGCGATCTGGCGCTGCATTACGGGGATTGGGACGCGATGGCGCAGGCCGTCGACACGGCCCGTCCAGCCGCCTTGGCGCATCGCGCAGCGGATGAGGCAGAAGAGGCAGAGCGGATCGCGGCCAATTCCGAAGGTCGCCGGGCCCGCGTGAAAGAGGCCCGCGACAAGGCCCTGGCCCTGGCCAATATCCCGGTCGAGGCCACCGCCGCCTGGGCCGACCTGACAGGCATCGACGGGATCGGTGCGACCCTGGGCCTTTCGCTGTCGGACGCCTTTGCCAACGCGGACGAACGCGCGGCCTTTGATGCCTTGCGCACCCATCTGACCATCGTGCCGCCCGAAGCGCCAACGCAAGACAGCCCCGTCGCGGGCAAAACCGTCGTCTTCACGGGCACGCTGGAAAAGATGACCCGGGCCGAGGCAAAGGCCCGCGCGGAATCGTTGGGGGCCAAGGTTTCCGGCTCGGTCAGCAAGAAAACCGACCTGCTGGTGGCGGGGCCTGGTGCAGGGTCCAAGGCCAAGAAAGCCGCCGATTTGGGGATCCAGACTTTGGACGAAGACGGCTGGCTGGAGCTGATCGAGGGGCTATGA
- the recG gene encoding ATP-dependent DNA helicase RecG, which produces MSGRPEPLYPLFAGLETLDGVGPKTAQLLAALDIETPRDVLFSLPYAVVDRRRRDTIKGADLPSTLTVEITVDSHRPSRNRGGAYRIHVHDAQMDFQLVFFHARSDYLNRVLPQGAVRVVSGKLELFDGMAQMVHPDHILPVGEAGDIPEFEPVYHLTQGVTQKTAYKAAQSALARAPELAEWIDLAHLEREGWPDWTMAMEAAHHPSSLDDVSPFSPARMRLAYDELMAHQMTLALARQRERKTRGVISVATGELQSRVLSKLPYRPTGAQARAIEEIAADMASSQRMNRLLQGDVGAGKTLVAFMALLVAVEAGGQGVMMAPTEILARQHLEALQPLAEDAGVVLELLTGRDKGAERRAKLAALERGDIQILVGTHAVFQADVAFNDLRLAIIDEQHRFGVRQRMELAKKGVGADVLVMTATPIPRSLSLAQYGDMDVSILDEKPPGRKPIKTAVISTDKMDAVVGRLREAIDEGRQCYWVCPLVDESELVDLTAAEERFKRLRAILGEGVVGLVHGQMPPADKDAAMAAFQAGETKVLVATTVIEVGVNVPNATIMVIERAEIFGLAQLHQLRGRVGRGDADSTCLLMYQAPLSETGRKRLEVLRETEDGFRIAETDLQMRGAGDLIGTAQSGLPRFRIADLERQASLMAVAQSDARALLASDPDLSTERGQAARVLLWLMKQDQAIRLISVG; this is translated from the coding sequence ATGAGCGGACGGCCTGAACCTCTGTACCCGCTGTTTGCGGGGCTTGAGACACTGGATGGTGTTGGCCCAAAAACGGCGCAGCTCTTGGCCGCGCTGGATATCGAAACACCGCGTGACGTGTTGTTTTCACTGCCTTATGCGGTGGTGGATCGCCGCCGGCGCGACACGATCAAGGGCGCGGATCTACCCAGCACTCTGACGGTCGAGATCACCGTCGACAGCCATCGCCCGTCCCGCAATCGCGGCGGGGCGTACCGCATCCACGTGCATGACGCGCAGATGGATTTCCAGCTGGTGTTCTTTCATGCGCGCTCGGACTACCTCAACCGCGTTCTGCCGCAGGGGGCGGTGCGGGTGGTGTCGGGTAAACTCGAGCTGTTTGATGGGATGGCGCAGATGGTTCACCCCGATCACATCCTGCCGGTGGGTGAGGCAGGCGATATCCCCGAGTTCGAGCCGGTGTATCATCTGACCCAGGGGGTCACGCAAAAGACGGCTTACAAGGCGGCGCAAAGCGCGCTGGCCCGCGCGCCGGAACTGGCCGAATGGATCGACCTCGCGCATCTGGAGCGCGAAGGTTGGCCCGATTGGACCATGGCGATGGAGGCCGCGCATCACCCCTCAAGCCTGGATGATGTCAGCCCATTTTCGCCAGCGCGGATGCGGCTGGCGTATGACGAGTTGATGGCGCATCAGATGACACTGGCCCTTGCGCGGCAACGCGAACGCAAGACGCGTGGTGTGATCAGCGTCGCCACGGGCGAGTTGCAATCGCGCGTCTTGTCCAAGCTGCCATACCGACCAACCGGAGCCCAGGCCCGCGCGATCGAAGAGATTGCGGCGGATATGGCCTCAAGCCAGCGGATGAACCGGCTGCTGCAGGGCGATGTGGGCGCGGGTAAGACGCTGGTGGCTTTCATGGCGCTGCTGGTCGCGGTCGAGGCGGGTGGACAGGGCGTGATGATGGCGCCCACGGAAATCCTGGCGCGTCAGCATCTGGAGGCGTTGCAGCCCCTGGCCGAGGACGCGGGCGTGGTTCTGGAGCTGCTCACGGGCCGCGACAAAGGCGCGGAGCGACGCGCGAAGCTGGCGGCGTTGGAGCGCGGCGACATTCAAATCCTTGTCGGGACCCATGCCGTGTTTCAGGCCGATGTGGCGTTCAACGACCTGCGGCTGGCCATCATCGACGAACAGCATCGGTTCGGCGTGCGGCAGCGGATGGAACTGGCGAAAAAGGGTGTCGGCGCGGATGTATTGGTGATGACCGCTACGCCGATCCCGCGCAGCCTGTCGCTGGCGCAATACGGCGATATGGATGTCTCGATCCTGGATGAAAAGCCGCCGGGGCGAAAACCGATCAAGACGGCGGTGATCTCGACGGACAAGATGGATGCTGTAGTTGGCCGCCTGCGCGAGGCAATTGATGAGGGGCGGCAATGCTACTGGGTTTGTCCGCTGGTGGACGAATCCGAACTGGTCGATCTGACCGCTGCTGAAGAGCGGTTCAAACGTCTGCGCGCTATTCTGGGCGAAGGGGTCGTTGGGCTGGTGCATGGTCAGATGCCGCCTGCGGATAAGGATGCCGCGATGGCGGCGTTCCAGGCAGGCGAGACCAAGGTCCTGGTCGCCACAACCGTGATCGAGGTGGGGGTGAACGTGCCCAATGCCACGATCATGGTGATCGAGCGAGCCGAAATCTTTGGCTTGGCGCAGTTGCATCAGCTGCGCGGCAGGGTGGGGCGCGGGGACGCGGACTCCACCTGTCTGCTGATGTATCAGGCGCCGCTCAGCGAGACGGGGCGCAAGCGGCTCGAGGTGCTGCGCGAGACCGAAGACGGCTTCCGGATTGCCGAAACCGACCTGCAGATGCGCGGCGCGGGCGACCTGATCGGGACGGCACAGTCAGGGCTGCCCCGGTTCCGCATCGCGGATCTGGAACGGCAGGCTTCGCTGATGGCGGTGGCCCAGTCTGATGCGCGCGCTTTGCTGGCTTCTGACCCAGACCTGTCGACAGAGCGGGGACAGGCAGCGCGTGTTCTTCTGTGGTTGATGAAGCAGGATCAGGCGATCCGCTTGATCTCGGTCGGCTAA
- a CDS encoding MarC family protein: protein MQDLVERFVTLWVVIDPIGTVPVFIAVTAGIDTAARRKTAFQAALVSAGVLLFFLIFGQLLIDALDIGLNSFQVAGGIVLFLFALTMIFGESKPEAEQKQVEGAQEIEKPNPAIFPLAVPSMASPGAMLAIVMLTDNNRFGVVDQAITGGVMLVVIAIAFVLMLFADPIIRLIGHAGSAIVSRVMGMILASVAANAVLSAILEIVQTGQL, encoded by the coding sequence TTGCAGGATTTAGTTGAACGTTTCGTGACCCTTTGGGTCGTCATCGACCCCATCGGAACGGTGCCCGTATTCATCGCGGTGACCGCTGGCATCGACACCGCCGCACGCCGCAAAACCGCTTTTCAGGCCGCACTGGTCAGTGCTGGTGTGCTGCTGTTCTTTCTGATCTTCGGGCAACTGCTGATCGATGCGCTGGATATCGGCCTGAACTCTTTCCAAGTCGCAGGCGGGATCGTGCTCTTCCTTTTTGCGCTCACTATGATCTTTGGCGAGAGTAAACCCGAGGCCGAACAGAAACAGGTCGAAGGCGCGCAAGAGATCGAAAAACCCAATCCCGCGATCTTTCCCTTAGCGGTCCCCTCGATGGCATCACCCGGCGCGATGCTGGCCATCGTCATGCTGACCGACAACAACCGGTTTGGTGTTGTGGATCAGGCGATTACCGGCGGCGTCATGCTTGTTGTGATTGCCATTGCTTTTGTTCTGATGCTTTTTGCCGATCCCATCATTCGTCTGATCGGTCACGCAGGATCTGCGATTGTCAGCCGCGTCATGGGGATGATCCTGGCCTCGGTTGCAGCCAATGCGGTACTCTCGGCGATCCTGGAAATCGTTCAAACAGGTCAGCTGTGA
- a CDS encoding iron-sulfur cluster assembly scaffold protein, producing MSGETDLIKLYSAKILALAADIPHLDRLENPGATVKRRSPLCGSTVTVDVTLKDGRIAEYGQDVKACALGQASASVVGSAIIGATRAQVETARDQLKAMLKTDGPAPDAPFDGLEVLIPARDYKNRHASIMLALEATLEAMDQAEQANCA from the coding sequence ATGTCCGGCGAAACCGATCTGATCAAGCTTTATTCGGCTAAGATTTTGGCGCTGGCCGCTGATATTCCGCACCTGGACCGGCTGGAGAACCCCGGCGCCACGGTCAAGCGGCGTTCGCCTTTGTGCGGATCGACTGTCACCGTGGATGTGACCCTGAAGGACGGCAGGATCGCCGAATATGGTCAGGACGTAAAGGCCTGCGCGCTTGGTCAAGCCTCGGCCTCGGTCGTGGGCAGCGCCATCATTGGTGCCACGCGGGCGCAGGTGGAAACCGCGCGCGATCAGCTCAAGGCGATGCTCAAAACCGACGGCCCAGCCCCTGACGCGCCCTTTGACGGGCTCGAAGTGCTGATCCCCGCCCGTGACTACAAGAACCGTCACGCCTCGATCATGCTGGCGCTTGAGGCGACGCTTGAAGCGATGGATCAGGCAGAACAGGCCAACTGCGCCTGA
- the hisI gene encoding phosphoribosyl-AMP cyclohydrolase, with product MQKVFAMTFDPSTLTYNEAGLIPAIAQDATSGEVLMMAWMNAEAVAKTLETGRVTYWSRSRQSFWIKGESSGHVQELVDFRVDCDRDCLLVTVNQTGAACHTNRRTCFYTAVRDGTEVELMKPME from the coding sequence ATGCAAAAGGTTTTTGCCATGACTTTCGATCCCTCGACTTTGACCTACAACGAGGCCGGCCTGATCCCGGCAATTGCGCAGGACGCGACCTCGGGCGAGGTGCTGATGATGGCCTGGATGAACGCCGAAGCCGTGGCGAAAACGCTGGAAACGGGGCGGGTGACCTATTGGTCGCGCTCGCGGCAGTCGTTCTGGATCAAGGGCGAAAGCTCGGGCCATGTGCAGGAACTGGTGGACTTCCGCGTCGATTGTGACCGCGATTGCCTGTTGGTGACGGTGAACCAGACGGGGGCGGCCTGTCACACGAACCGGCGGACGTGTTTCTATACGGCGGTGCGGGATGGCACCGAGGTCGAGTTGATGAAACCGATGGAGTGA
- the gluQRS gene encoding tRNA glutamyl-Q(34) synthetase GluQRS, whose protein sequence is MTFKTRFAPSPTGPLHLGHAYSALLAFDMAMAEHGQFLLRIEDTDTARARDHWEAQIYDDIHWLGLNWETPVLRQSEHLERYNASLMQLADRGLIYPCWCRRSDIRAALSAPQEGAPLAPGVYPGTCRRRGMDSRQPGDALRLDMTKALAEVPEMRLIETGLKHAGAHTVNPAQLIQEIGDPVLGRKEIETPSYVLAAVIDDGAQEITHVVRGEDLYQTTFLQVLLQHLLDLPTPIYHHHRLIRDEAGKRLAKRDDSKAIAKYRTEGATPSDLRNLVGLPQPLASSC, encoded by the coding sequence GTGACTTTCAAAACGCGTTTTGCACCATCCCCCACAGGCCCTCTACATCTTGGACATGCCTATTCTGCGCTGCTTGCCTTTGACATGGCCATGGCCGAGCACGGTCAGTTCCTGCTCAGGATCGAAGATACCGACACCGCCCGCGCCCGCGACCATTGGGAGGCGCAGATTTATGATGACATCCACTGGCTTGGGCTAAACTGGGAAACTCCTGTCCTGCGCCAATCCGAACATCTTGAGCGTTACAATGCATCCCTGATGCAGTTGGCGGATCGCGGCCTGATCTACCCCTGTTGGTGCCGCCGCAGCGACATCCGCGCCGCCCTCTCTGCCCCGCAAGAAGGCGCGCCATTGGCCCCCGGCGTCTATCCCGGCACCTGCCGCAGGAGGGGCATGGACAGCCGTCAGCCGGGCGACGCGCTGCGTCTGGATATGACCAAAGCGCTGGCAGAGGTGCCTGAAATGCGACTGATCGAAACCGGCCTGAAACACGCAGGCGCCCACACCGTGAACCCCGCGCAACTCATTCAGGAAATTGGCGATCCGGTGTTGGGCCGCAAAGAGATTGAAACGCCCTCTTACGTGCTGGCCGCCGTCATCGATGACGGCGCACAAGAGATCACCCATGTGGTGCGTGGCGAGGACCTGTATCAAACCACGTTCCTGCAAGTGCTGCTGCAACACCTTCTGGACCTGCCTACACCGATCTATCATCACCACAGGCTGATCCGGGACGAAGCTGGCAAACGCCTGGCTAAGCGCGACGATTCCAAGGCCATCGCCAAATACCGCACCGAAGGCGCAACGCCCTCAGACCTGCGCAACCTTGTGGGGTTACCGCAACCCCTTGCTTCTTCTTGTTGA
- a CDS encoding class I SAM-dependent DNA methyltransferase, with amino-acid sequence MTQKFLASTYNLETPEETRDHYDKWAGSYDAEVDENGYVTPGRVAEALRAEVSDLNKPILDYGCGTGLSGLALRKVGFTTIDGMDPSSDMLDGARAKGAYRHLTGFDILDPAPVSAGSYDIITAIGVIGAGAAPPETFDLLMNALPSGGLLAFSFNDHALADPAFEGRLNDWLDMGAARLLSKEYGDHLPGMNMKSNVYIVEKA; translated from the coding sequence ATGACCCAAAAATTCCTGGCCAGCACATACAATCTGGAAACACCCGAAGAAACACGCGACCATTACGACAAATGGGCCGGATCCTATGATGCCGAAGTGGACGAAAATGGGTATGTTACGCCTGGGCGTGTCGCCGAAGCGCTTAGGGCAGAGGTTTCGGACCTAAATAAACCGATCCTGGACTATGGCTGTGGGACTGGCCTGTCCGGGCTTGCGTTGCGCAAGGTCGGCTTCACCACGATCGACGGGATGGACCCGTCATCTGACATGCTCGATGGAGCACGGGCAAAGGGCGCTTATCGGCACCTGACAGGGTTTGACATCCTTGATCCCGCTCCGGTTTCAGCCGGGTCTTATGACATTATCACTGCCATCGGCGTCATCGGCGCAGGAGCCGCGCCACCTGAAACCTTTGACCTGTTGATGAATGCACTGCCGAGTGGCGGTTTGCTGGCATTTTCCTTCAACGATCATGCACTGGCAGACCCCGCATTCGAAGGGCGCCTGAACGATTGGCTGGACATGGGCGCTGCGCGCTTGCTCAGTAAGGAATACGGCGACCACCTGCCTGGCATGAACATGAAGTCAAACGTGTATATTGTTGAAAAAGCGTGA
- the trmFO gene encoding methylenetetrahydrofolate--tRNA-(uracil(54)-C(5))-methyltransferase (FADH(2)-oxidizing) TrmFO, with protein MTQVLHIVGGGMAGSEAAWQAAEMGVDVVLHEMRPKVETFAHQTGDLGEMVCSNSFRSDDDEQNAVGLLHWEMRAANGLIMTTADTHRLPAGGALAVDREPFAETVTARLKAHPRVTVSYEEVTALPEDGNWIFATGPLTSPDLGQAIQAETGAEALAFFDAIAPIIYAESIDMSKAWMQSRYDKGETEEERTAYLNCPMDKDQYEAFIDALLAADKTEFHEGETAGYFDGCLPIEVMAERGRETLRHGPMKPVGLTNPHQPDVKAHAVVQLRRDNALGTLFNIVGFQTKMKYGAQTQVLRMIPGLENASFARLGGIHRNTFLNSPTLLDDQMRLKSRPNVRFAGQITGVEGYVESAAMGLLAGRMAAAEILGINLPQVPQDSAMGALIHHITGGAEAKTFQPMNVNFGLFRPVDGLKGGRRGRKDRYKAYTDRAKSAWSDWLEHSALDAA; from the coding sequence ATGACACAAGTTTTGCATATCGTGGGCGGCGGCATGGCCGGGTCCGAGGCCGCCTGGCAGGCGGCGGAAATGGGCGTTGACGTGGTACTGCATGAAATGCGCCCCAAGGTCGAAACCTTTGCGCATCAGACCGGCGACCTGGGCGAGATGGTGTGTTCCAACTCCTTCCGCTCGGACGATGACGAACAAAACGCCGTTGGCCTGTTGCATTGGGAAATGCGCGCTGCAAATGGCTTGATCATGACCACCGCCGACACGCACCGCCTGCCTGCGGGTGGTGCCCTGGCCGTAGACCGAGAACCCTTTGCCGAGACCGTGACGGCCAGGCTCAAGGCGCATCCCCGCGTGACTGTATCCTATGAAGAGGTCACTGCCCTGCCCGAGGATGGCAATTGGATCTTTGCCACCGGCCCGCTGACCTCACCCGATCTGGGCCAGGCGATTCAGGCGGAAACCGGTGCCGAGGCGTTGGCTTTTTTCGACGCCATCGCGCCGATCATCTATGCCGAGAGCATTGATATGTCCAAGGCGTGGATGCAATCCCGCTACGACAAGGGCGAAACCGAAGAAGAGCGCACCGCTTATCTGAACTGCCCGATGGACAAGGACCAATACGAGGCGTTCATCGACGCGCTATTGGCCGCTGACAAGACCGAATTCCACGAGGGTGAGACGGCGGGCTATTTCGACGGCTGCCTGCCGATCGAGGTAATGGCCGAACGCGGGCGCGAGACCCTGCGCCACGGGCCGATGAAACCCGTGGGCTTGACCAACCCGCATCAACCGGACGTCAAAGCCCATGCGGTGGTGCAGCTGCGCCGCGACAATGCGCTTGGCACGCTGTTCAACATCGTGGGCTTCCAGACCAAGATGAAATACGGCGCGCAAACGCAAGTGCTGCGTATGATTCCCGGCCTGGAAAACGCCAGCTTTGCCCGCCTGGGTGGCATCCACCGCAACACGTTTTTGAACTCGCCCACCCTGCTGGACGATCAGATGCGCTTGAAATCGCGCCCCAATGTGCGGTTTGCCGGGCAGATCACCGGTGTCGAAGGCTATGTCGAAAGCGCAGCCATGGGCCTGCTAGCTGGTCGTATGGCTGCGGCCGAGATCCTTGGCATCAACCTGCCGCAGGTGCCGCAAGACAGCGCCATGGGCGCATTGATCCACCACATCACCGGCGGCGCCGAGGCCAAGACGTTCCAGCCGATGAACGTGAACTTTGGCCTGTTCCGCCCGGTTGATGGCCTCAAAGGCGGGCGACGTGGGCGCAAGGACCGGTACAAGGCCTATACCGACCGGGCAAAGTCGGCCTGGAGCGACTGGTTGGAGCATTCGGCTCTGGACGCGGCCTGA
- a CDS encoding enoyl-CoA hydratase, giving the protein MAILERSDTGAVAHLHMNAPERLNALSDEMLAALQKEFDRLKDDRSIRAVILSGAGKAFCAGHDLKQMTAGRQAEDGGKAYFKDLFDRCARMMMTVQQLPQPVIAQVHGIATAAGCQLVATCDLAIAAEGTRFGVNGVNIGLFCSTPMVALSRNIPRKQAFEMLTTGQFIDAARAAELGLINRAVQPESLADETAAMAETLAGKLGAAVKIGKQAFYQQMQMPLDQAYAYTGDVMVENMLYRDTEEGIAAFIEKRDPDWSQ; this is encoded by the coding sequence ATGGCAATTCTGGAACGTAGCGACACAGGCGCGGTGGCGCATCTGCACATGAACGCGCCCGAGCGGCTGAATGCGCTGAGCGACGAGATGCTGGCGGCGCTTCAGAAGGAATTTGATCGGCTGAAAGACGACCGCTCCATTCGGGCGGTGATCCTGTCAGGGGCTGGCAAGGCCTTCTGTGCCGGTCACGACCTGAAACAGATGACAGCCGGGCGTCAGGCCGAGGATGGCGGCAAGGCCTATTTCAAGGACCTGTTTGATCGCTGCGCCCGGATGATGATGACCGTGCAGCAACTGCCCCAACCCGTCATCGCCCAGGTTCACGGCATTGCCACAGCCGCGGGCTGCCAACTGGTCGCGACCTGTGATCTGGCCATCGCGGCCGAGGGCACGCGGTTTGGGGTCAACGGGGTGAACATTGGCCTCTTCTGCTCGACGCCCATGGTGGCCCTGTCGCGCAACATCCCACGCAAGCAGGCGTTCGAGATGTTGACCACGGGCCAATTCATCGACGCCGCCCGCGCCGCTGAACTGGGCCTGATCAATCGTGCGGTCCAACCCGAATCCCTGGCGGATGAAACCGCCGCCATGGCCGAAACACTGGCAGGCAAACTGGGTGCGGCAGTGAAAATCGGCAAACAGGCGTTTTATCAGCAAATGCAGATGCCGCTGGATCAGGCCTATGCCTATACCGGCGATGTCATGGTCGAAAACATGCTCTATCGCGATACCGAAGAGGGAATCGCCGCCTTTATCGAGAAACGGGATCCCGATTGGAGCCAGTGA